A DNA window from Mya arenaria isolate MELC-2E11 chromosome 17, ASM2691426v1 contains the following coding sequences:
- the LOC128223808 gene encoding uncharacterized protein LOC128223808, protein MKWSILKEGGDFYLDINGNKACGLNGDLTISSAGAGHTKDEVWFKCKGEKVGKRLLRQNYNLDGDGAKFRGTTNNVEFLKVIESLGVPIHRRSTKKRNVHSEDFAECVTDHDPVPETVTVPDGHKIIQSKCAGVFCIAISQLVRSESFCIRPINTSWVSAIKKDLLKTPSQPVTTIPVVLDSELCLSIDDFQADDNNSYIILGGNHLVSAMKLIMADQTSSDYECLGKVNAQVYVGLNDVEALYLSSLHNAKTKTLQLSFQDKVRVARRAYMKNEDSWKEEAVVSLGYIEGKTHTKAGLSTILSVACYSTNNYLLVEQVFNHFSDGSFPQMLFRNLQSVADDKRTPYLSKAVGTNGVKVSRIIVADKRRENLKILACQSLNQQTWEDVEEHFFKSEEMLRYTGEISSPEGRGRYVTFVNKLSLNSDNCVIISIIVNGIERTFDNEILGKKIKEIKTLVEKEIMNEE, encoded by the exons ATGAAGTGGTCCATATTGAAAGAGGGTGGAGATTTTTACCTTGATATTAATGGCAATAAGGCTTGTGGTTTAAATGGGGATTTGACTATTTCGTCGGCAGGGGCTGGTCACACGAAAGATGAAGTGTGG ttCAAATGTAAAGGCGAGAAAGTGGGGAAGCGGCTGTTGAGGCAAAACTACAATCTTGATGGTGATGGTGCAAAG ttTCGTGGAACTACAAACAACGTGGAGTTCCTCAAAGTGATAGAAAGTTTGGGTGTTCCTATTCACAGGAGATCAACAAAGAAAA GAAACGTTCACAGTGAAGATTTTGCTGAGTGTGTGACTGACCATGATCCTGTACCAGAGACGGTTACTGTTCCTGATGGTCATAAAATCATCCAATCTAAATGCGCCG GTGTCTTCTGTATTGCCATCAGTCAGTTGGTACGCAGCGAAAGTTTCTGTATCAGGCCTATCAATACATCATGGGTCAGTGCTATCAAAAAAGATCTGCTGAAGACCCCGTCACAGCCGGTCACCACGATACCGGTTGTACTAGACTCTGAG TTGTGCCTGTCAATTGATGACTTCCAAGCTGATGACAACAACTCGTACATCATACTGGGTGGGAACCATTTAGTATCAGCTATGAAGCTTATCATGGCGGATCAGACCAGCAGTGATTATGAATGCCTAGG CAAAGTCAATGCGCAGGTGTATGTGGGATTAAATGATGTGGAAGCGTTGTACTTGTCATCCCTCCACAATGCTAAGACAAAAACACTACAGCTGTCCTTCCAG GATAAAGTACGAGTTGCCCGACGGGCATATATGAAAAATGAGGACTCGTGGAAAGAAGAGGCTGTTGTATCTTTGGGATACATAGAGGGAAAG ACGCATACGAAGGCCGGTTTGTCCACAATCTTATCTGTGGCATGTTATTCCACAAATAATTACCTGCTGGTTGAACAAGTGTTCAACCACTTCAGTGATGGATCGTTCCCCCAAATG CTGTTCCGAAACTTACAGTCAGTCGCAGATGATAAGAGGACCCCCTACCTGTCCAAAGCTGTTGGGACGAACGGAGTAAAAGTGTCCCGAATCATTGTGGCAGACAAACGGAG GGAAAACTTAAAGATCCTTGCATGTCAGTCGCTAAACCAGCAAACATGGGAAGATGTTGAAGAACATTTCTTCAAATCTGAAGAAATGCTCCGTTACACGg GAGAAATTTCTTCACCTGAAGGAAGGGGGAGATATGTCACTTTTGTGAACAAACTTTCATTGAACAGTGACAATTGTGTAATAATTTCCATAATTGTTAATGGAATTGAGAGGACATTCGACAATGAGATACTCGGGAAGAAAATCAAAGAAATCAAGACATTGGTcgaaaaagaaataatgaatgaggaataa